In Pseudomonas sp. ADAK2, the genomic window AGCGGCGAACCGCGGGGCAAGGACACGCCCTTCCAGGAACTCAAGGGCAACCTGACCTTCCGTAATGGCGTGGCGAGCAATCCGGACATGAAGGTGCGCATCCCCGGCATGACCGTCAATGGTGACGGCGACGTCGATCTGCGGGTGCTGGGCATGGACTACCGCGTCGGCATCATCGTCGAAGGCGACACCGGCGCCATGCCCGATCCGGCCTGCCAGGTCGGCGAGAAGTACGTCGGCATCGAATGGCCACTGCGCTGCCGTGGTCCGCTGGAACTGGGCGCCAAGGCCTGCCGCGTGGATAACGAGCGCATGGGCCAGGTCGCCGCCAAACTGGCTGGCGAAAAACTCAGCGACAAAATCGACGAGAAGCTCGGCGACAAAGTCAGCCCTGAACTGAAAAACGCGTTGAAGGGGCTGTTCAAGCGATGAGAGCCGAGCAGTTTTCATCGGCGGTGCTGGATTGGTACGACCGCCACGGCCGCCACGATTTGCCCTGGCAACAGGGCATCACCCCGTATCGGGTGTGGGTCTCGGAAATCATGTTGCAGCAAACCCAGGTCAGCACCGTGCTGAATTACTTCGACCGGTTCATGGCTTCGCTGCCGACGGTCGAGGCCCTGGCCGCCGCGCCGGAAGACGAAGTGCTGCACCTGTGGACCGGACTGGGTTACTACACCCGTGCGCGCAATTTGCAGAAGACTGCAAAAATCGTCGTCGCTGAACACGGCGGCGAGTTTCCCCGGGATGTGGAAAAGCTGGTCGAGCTGCCGGGCATCGGTTTGTCCACCGCTGGCGCCATCGCCAGCCTGAGCATGGGCCTGCGGGCGCCGATCCTCGACGGCAACGTCAAACGGGTGCTGGCGCGCTTTACCGCGCAAGAGGGTTATCCGGGCGAGCCGAAGGTCGCCAAACAGCTCTGGGCCAACGCTGAGCGCTTTACGCCCCATGATCGGGTCAACGCCTACACCCAGGCAATGATGGATCTGGGCGCCACGCTCTGCACTCGCAGCAAACCGAGTTGTCTGCTCTGTCCGCTGGAAAAGGGCTGCGAAGCGCACATGCTCGGCCTGGAAACTCGCTACCCCATCCCCAAGCCGCGCAAAGCCGTGCCACAGAAGCGCACGCTGATGCCGATGCTCGCCAACGGCGAAGGCGCGATTCTGCTTTACCGTCGCCCTTCCACGGGGCTGTGGGGCGGTTTGTGGAGCTTGCCGGAACTCGATGACCTCGATGACTTGCAACACCTCGCCACGCAACACTCGCTGGAACTGGGCAGCCAACAGGCGCTGCCGAGTCTGGTGCACACCTTCAGCCACTTTCAGTTGTCCATCGAACCCTGGCTGGTTCAGGTCCAGGAGGCCGGCCATCACGTGGCCGAGGCCGACTGGCTCTGGTATAACCTCGCCACCCCGCCGCGCCTGGGCCTTGCCGCCCCGGTCAAAACCTTGCTCGAACGCGCGGCCGCCGTATTGAACGCAGGAGAGTTGTCATGACCCGCACCATCATGTGCCGCAAGTACAAAGAAGAATTGCCCGCCCTGGCCCACGCGCCGTTCCCGGGCGCCAAAGGTCAGGACATTCTTGACCACGTCTCCGCCAAGGCCTGGGCCGACTGGCAGAAACACCAGACCCTGCTGATCAACGAAAAACGCCTGAACATGATGAACGCCGAAGATCGTAAATATCTTCAGGGCGAGATGGACAAGTTCTTTTCCGGCGAGGAATACGCCCAGGCCGAAGGCTACGTTCCACCGGCTGAATAATCCCGATTTTTCGGGGGTCGGAACGTAAGCGACGGTAATAATTAAAATTTTTTTGAAAACTTTCTTGACGACCCCCTGAAAAACCAGTTTAATGCGCCCCGTTGCCCAGATAGCTCAGTCGGTAGAGCAGGGGATTGAAAATCCCCGTGTCGGCGGTTCGATTCCGTCTCTGGGCACCAAATACCGAAAACCCTGAATCGCAAGATTCAGGGTTTTTTTATGCCTGCGATTTGGTCCGGTACGGCTTCAGCGTTCGAACGGACGTACTGGTTCCTGATTGTCAGGCACAGCATCAGCGCCCTTGGTTTGCTTGCCATGGGAACAGCAGCGTTCTGGCTGCATAGAATCGTGATAGCAGCGTCGGACAAGCCAATGCGCAATCGGTCTCGTCGATTAGCCCGACTGCCCGCCTGACGCGTCACAGGACGCGTCAGGTTGAGGCTGCGTCATAACGTGTTGATGTAATCCACCGGCAGCAACACGGTGTCCAGCGCGGCATCCACCGGCAGGGACACCACCGTGATGAGCGGACACACAATCATGAAGTAGCAAATGACCGCCTCCGGCATTCCGCTGCTACCGCCCCCCCTGGCGCCCAGCAAGTGGAGATCGCCATCAACGCCTTTGTAGTAATTTTCTTCCGATGCGCCATTCAGTCGGCCCATCAGCGTTCCACAACCGGCGAGCACCAGAGCAAGGCTCACCACAGAACCCACGCGTAAAATCCGTTTCAATCCAGCATCCTTTTTAAGTCATGTGGTGTCGCGACAGTCCAAACAGCGCCTGAGACGGCATTAGTCCGCACCTGAATCCATCAGCGTCTCGAGTGCCGCGTCGGCTTCTTTACGCTGGGCAGGCGT contains:
- a CDS encoding YceK/YidQ family lipoprotein; translation: MKRILRVGSVVSLALVLAGCGTLMGRLNGASEENYYKGVDGDLHLLGARGGGSSGMPEAVICYFMIVCPLITVVSLPVDAALDTVLLPVDYINTL
- a CDS encoding oxidative damage protection protein, producing the protein MTRTIMCRKYKEELPALAHAPFPGAKGQDILDHVSAKAWADWQKHQTLLINEKRLNMMNAEDRKYLQGEMDKFFSGEEYAQAEGYVPPAE
- the mutY gene encoding A/G-specific adenine glycosylase codes for the protein MRAEQFSSAVLDWYDRHGRHDLPWQQGITPYRVWVSEIMLQQTQVSTVLNYFDRFMASLPTVEALAAAPEDEVLHLWTGLGYYTRARNLQKTAKIVVAEHGGEFPRDVEKLVELPGIGLSTAGAIASLSMGLRAPILDGNVKRVLARFTAQEGYPGEPKVAKQLWANAERFTPHDRVNAYTQAMMDLGATLCTRSKPSCLLCPLEKGCEAHMLGLETRYPIPKPRKAVPQKRTLMPMLANGEGAILLYRRPSTGLWGGLWSLPELDDLDDLQHLATQHSLELGSQQALPSLVHTFSHFQLSIEPWLVQVQEAGHHVAEADWLWYNLATPPRLGLAAPVKTLLERAAAVLNAGELS